From the genome of Mycoplasma crocodyli MP145:
ATATTTGATATTACATCGCAGTTTATTGGAACAAAATATCAAACAGACTATATTTTTAGTGATACCGGAGCAAATGAGGTGTATGTTTGAGACGGTGGTCTTTCAGAAACTAAATTTTGAGGTTTTGTAAATAATGAAATTAAAACCGTTAAAGATGCTAAAATTTTGAAACCGGTTGAAATTTCGCCAGGAATATCTAATAGTTACTATTTGTTTAATGGTAAAAAATATTCTAAGTTTGATGAATCAATACTGACTATTGATTTTAAAAACTATTTAACTTCAAACCCAGAAGTTCTTAAGGAATTTTTTGAAGACTTTACTATTGTATATAGTTTATCTAACACATCAGCTGTGGAAAAAGCAATTACTTTTTCTTCGGAAAGTGAAATTATAACCAAAGACATTAATAAAATGGATTATTTAGATGTTTTAAAATATTTGAATAGATACCGTATGGCAGAATATATCTTCTTAAATGATGTACGTGAGTTAGTTAATGTAGATGATGAAGATTTCTTTGATAAATTAGCCAATTCTTTTAAAGATTTAAAATTTAAACCAACTTTCATAGTTCAAGTTCCAGAGTTAATTAATAAAAAACCGGTCGATCAAGAGAATAACAAAAATATTTCACTAGATGAGTTATATATATCTTTTGAAGAACTTAAAAAAAATATTGTATCGAACTATAATCCCGAAAAAAATAGATTTATTTCAATTGATACAAATATAAGACAAATAGATGCTTCATCTAATTACAGTTTACTATTTAATACGGATGACAATGCAATTAACTTATTAATAGATATATTTCTAAGTTCTTTTGATGTACAACACAAGAATGTTTCTAAGGTAACTTTTTTAAAAAATATTAACTTTTCAGATTTATCTTCAACTGAGTTAATAAAGTTTTATACATCTAGGGATGACCAATATAAGGTTTACTATTTTCTTACATATGACGATGCATTTAACACATTAATGAACGGCAAGAATTTTCTAAATGTTGAAAAAAGAAAAATATTAGATTCTAAAACGAACTTCTATGAATTTGATGAGCAAACATTTATTAGTTTTGATGACCTAGTTAAGTATTGTAAGAAAAAGTACTATACACCAAATAACTAATAAATTTAACTATATAAAATTCTTGTTATAGCAACAAGAATTTTTTAAATTATTTATAGTATCTATAATTTAAAACTTCTAAAATAGAGTGAAATAGAAAATATAATTTTTTATGTCTTGAAATACAAAGTTTATTATATAATAGTAATACTTTGGAACAGTACTCAAGAGGCTGAAGAGGCGGTCCTGCTAAGACTGTAGGGGAGGCAACTCCCGCGAAGGTTCAAATCCTTTCTGTTCCGCCATTTTTTTTATTTCTTTTTTTGAAAATAATATAAAAAATAGATAAGTAAATATCTATTTTATTACTTATATTCTATAAGTGTTTTTACTTTATCTTATTAACATCTAAAATTTCTGGTAAGTATTTTTTATAAGCTTCTGTAAAATCATTTTGATATGTTTTTGGTACATTATCCATATATGCAAAATGTTTATATTGTTCTCCTAAAAACTTAACTTCATCATTATTGAATTGTTCTAATTCTTCAAAAACTTTATTTTGATTATACTCATCAACAAAAGTTTTATTAATATGATAAGGGTGGTATTTTTTATCATTTTTAGCCTTTCCAATAGCAAGACCTAAAACTGGTAAAATATCCTTACTTAAGTTATATTTTTTTTGTAAATATCCTGGTATATCAAAAAATCTCAAGCTTCCTAAATAAACTGTACCATAGCCTAATGAGTTAGCTGTAATGGATGCATTCGTTGCCATAATATATGCATCTCCGAATGCTTGTAAAAAATTATCTAGATTTTTAGTATCAATTGTTATATTCTTTTTATTTGCCGCATATTTAGCACGTGATTGATCGACCATGAAAACAATAATAGCAGCTGATGTACTTAGGTGTTCTTGTGCTTTTGCCCCACAAAGAGTTTTTATTTCTTCTTTAACTTTTTGATCTGTAATTATAATAGCACTTGCAGAAACTCTCGACATTGATGTAGCAGATGAATTAATTCCTTCGACCAATAAATTAATTTCATCTTTGCTTAGTTGTGTGTGAATCATTTCTCTTACTGAAGAACGTTTTTTTAGTAATTCAACAATTTGATTTTTCATATTTTCTCCTTTTTTTATTTTAATTTTATCACTTGATTTTTAGCAAGTGATTTTTTCTTACTTTTAATTAATTTGTGGAATTTCCACAAAAAAAGTTAGGCATGCCTAACTATATTTTGCATTTTTTTTAAATAATTTTGAGATTTCGTTTCATAAAATTAGACCAAATCCTAATCCTAAAGGAATAAGTCAATAATATATTGTGTAATTTCCTGAAAATGTAGATATATCTAACATTTTAAACACATTTCTAATTCCCGGTACAAAAGCGGCTATTATTACGCATACAAATGAAAATAATGAAGCTAAATAAACTAATTTATATTTTCTAACGCTTGACGTAAGAATACTTTTATCACTCATTAAGTTTAATGAGTTTAATGAAGCTGCGATCCCCATGGTAATAAAACATGCTGTTGAAGTTAATTTAACAAATTCTAAACCGATTATTCCATTTTGTTTTGCTATTAATCCAACTACAAGGTAAGAACCGAGTGATAATAACGAAAGAATGATTGATTGAATTAATAAATTTATACCCATGCCTTGTGCAAAAATATTTTCATTTTTATTATAAGGTAAGCGATTCATTACATCTTTTCCGGAATCGACCATACCTAATGCAATTGCCGGAAGTCCATGAGTTAATAAATTAATTCATAATAGTTGTGAAGCGGATAAGACTCAAAATTCTGTACTTGCTCCAATTGTGTTAAAGAAAATAAATCTGAATGCAAATAATCCTATTAACATTACGAATATTTCTGTAAGTGATGAAACTAATAAATTCAAAACAACTGTTTTTATTTTATCGTATGTTTGTCTTCCACCTTTTATAGCTTTTACTATTGTATTAAAATTGTCATCCGTTAGTATTACATCCGCAGCTTGTTTTGAAACATCAGTTCCTGTAATTCCCATGGCACAACCAACATTACTTGCTTTAAGTGCGGGAGCGTCGTTTACACCATCTCCAGTCATAGCAACAACTTGATCATGATATTGTCAAGCTTTTACTATTCGTAATTTATCTTCGGGATTTACACGTGCATAGACACTTATTGATTTTACTTTTTCTTCTAGTTCCTTTTGGTTTAATTGTGCTAGTTCAGAACCTGTAAGAGCTAAATCACCATCCTTGTAAATCCCTAAACTTTTAGCTATAGCTACAGCTGTAGTTAAGTGATCACCAGTTATCATTACTGTTTTAATACCAGCTTTTTGTGCTTCCTCAATACTACTTTTAACATTTGCTCTTGGTGGATCAATCATCGCAATTAATCCTATAAATTCAAGCTCATTTTCATCAGCAAAACTTAAAGATTTCTTTGATTTGCTAAATTTCTTTATTGCAAAAGCTAATACTCTATAAGATTGATTAGATCACAATTCATTCATTTCATGAATTAATTTAGTTTTATTTTTTACTTTGCTAAGGATAACGTCGGGTGCTCCTTTTGTTATCATGTAAATATCTTCATTGTGATTTATTAAAACCGACATCATTTTCCTATCGGAATCAAATGGTAGAGAATCTATTTTAATATGTGTTTTTAATAAATCTTCTTTTATAAGATTTACTTTATACCCTTGTCTTAATAAACCGGTTTCAGTAGGATCTCCAACCTCTTCAAACTCATCATTTTGATTTAAATGAATACTTGCATCAGTACATAAAATTGATTGTGAAATTAAGAATTTAAATTCATTAATATCATTGTTTTTGCTATGAATTTCATTCTCATTCATCATATCAACAACAACCATCTTGTTTTCAGTTAACGTTCCGGTTTTATCAGAACATATTATCGAAGTTGAACCAATAGTTTCAACACTCGATAATGATTTAATGATTGCATTTTGCTTTGTCATATTGGTTACACCAATTGCTAAAAGGACGCTTGTAAAAGTAATTAATCCTTCTGGAATTGCAGCAACTGCAAGTGAAATTGAGGTTATTAATGAATTTGTATAAACATTTATATTGGTTCAACTTCCACTAATTAAATTATCCAAAAGTATTTGTGCTATGGCTGCAAAAATCAATAATGCAATCCCTGCAATACTAAAAATTTTACCTAATTTATTAAGTTTTATTTGTAGTGGTGAAAGCAATACATTTTGTTCTTTAATAAGTTTGTTTATTTTACCTATTTCAGTAAACGATCCCGTCGCCTTAACTATTGCTACCCCACGACCATTTGTCACGTATGTACCTGAAAAAATACTTGATTTTCTATCCCCTAATGCACAATTTTCTTTCTCCTTAAAAGCTCAATCTTTTTCAGTTGATAGTGATTCACCGGTCAATGAAGATTCAACAACCATTAAGTTATATGATTCAATTAGTTGCGCATCTGCACTTATTGTATCTCCAGCCTCTATTACTAAAATATCACCTGGCACCAACATACTGGAAGGTATTAAAATCATTCTACCATTTCTTAAAACTTTGGCATTTGTTTCATTAATTTTTTCTAATGCTTTTACTGCCTGGTCACTTTTTATTTCTTGATAAGCACCAAGTATACTATTTAATATAACAACCAATAGAATTATTCCTGGTTCAACAAAACTTATAACTGTATCGTTAAGTCTACCTTCTACTCCGTGTCTTACTAATTCATAAATAGCAACCGAAACACTAAACACTGCTGCTATTAATAGCAAGATAATCATAAAATCCTTAAATTGTTTTATAAATGATACAAAAGGATTAATTTTTTTAGAACTGTGTAATACGTTTTTTCCATATTTTTCCAACCTTTTATTTACTTCATCATCATATAATCCTGTTTTTTTATTTGTGTTAAACAAATCAGAATTATATGATGGAGTATTATTTACTATATTATTTTTTTTCATCACATCCTATCTATTTTTAAATCTAAAAATTCTAATTAATTATATTAAAAATTAATTTAAATTTAATTAAAAAAGGAGCTATTCCATCTCCTTTTCTTTTTTATTTTTTTTATCGATTTCTTGAATTTGGGTAAGAACAGCTCCGGCTACAACACCACTTGGTATTGCAAAAATTGCAATACCTAAAAGAGAAATAATCACAACAATCAATTTTGAATTTCCTGCATGTGGTGCAAAATCACCATATCCTATTGTTGTTAAAGTTACTGTTGAATAATATAAAGCATCTCAAAAATTAGTAACTACACCACCTGATAATTCAGCATATATTTTATCATATTCTTCTTTGTATAATGAATCTGGTACAGCACCTTCAGTTACATTTCCTTCTTTTAATTTGTTTTGAATTTGAGTTTCTAATCAATCTACTTCGTTATTTCAAATTATTAAAGCAAATGCAACTATCAAAATAAATATAAAAGCGAACGTATTTATAAGTACAACTTTTTGTTCTTTAAATACGTTTACAAAAATTTTAAACGGTGTAAATATTTTTAATAAAAGTACTAATCTAAGTAATCTAACAAGAGTAATTGATTCAAAGTAATCAAAGAATTTTGAATTTGGAGCACCCAAATATTTAATAACATATAATGAAGATAAAGTTGAAAGTAATAATATAATACCTACTCCACTAAGTGGGAAAACTAATAAATCTATTCAATTGTTTTTCCTTTTTGATCTAACCGGATATGTTATTCAATGTAATATATAATCGGTTAAAAAAACAAAGAATGTCACAATCCCTATTATAATTTTTATAGGTTGTAATTCTTTAGTTTTTATAGCGAATGCGAAAAAACTAAAAATTACTAAAAAGGCTATAGTCAAGAGATAAATTAATCTTAAAAGAGTTATTAATTTCTTATTTTTTTCGGTTTCATCAGGTAAAACCGAGTCACTTGTTACAATTGTATTTAATGATTGTAAAAGTAAAGAATGTTTTTGTTTTTGCATGGAATAATTTTAACAAATCAATTAAAAAAATGTGTTTTTTTTATTTGATTTTATTCACTTGAATAATAAAGAACAATACTTAAGTAATTTGTATTACTAAAAATGTATTAATTTTTTAGTATTATCTTTAAAATATTTAAAAAAATATATAATGTAATAATATGAAAAACAAAAAAAATAATGTAATTATTCTTAGTGGTCCAAGTGGAGTTGGAAAGGGTACAATTGAAAGATTGCTTTTTGATTTTGAAGAGCTTAATTTATCTATGTCTTGCTCAGTTACGACTAGGAAACCTCGTGCAGGAGAGATAAATTCCATTCACTACTATTTTATGGATAAGTCAATTGTACAACAAATGATTAAATCACGTGAGTTCCTAGAATTTTCATATCATTTTGGAAATTATTATGGAACTCTTTGATCTGAATTAAATAAAATAAATCAAAAAGGAAAAGTGCCTATTCTTGAAATTGAAACACGTGGGGCAAGTCAAGTAATTGAACAACTTTCTAAAAAAGAAAATGAATATAACATTATTAGTATTTTTGTTTTACCACCATCAATTAATGACTTAAAAGAGCGAATAATTAAACGTGGTTCTGAAAATGATGAAACAATTCGTTCAAGATTAGCAAAAGCTGAAGAAGAAATTAATGAATCATCATTTTTTAAATATAGAGTTGTTAATGATATTCCAGAAAGAGCAGCTGATGAAATTAAAAACATTATTTTAAAGGAAATTAATTAAAATGCAAATACTACAACAATCAAATAAAGGAAATTATAGAGAAGAAAATCAGGATAGAGTTGGTTCATTTTCAAAAAATGGTGTTCATTTTGCAATTTTATGTGATGGAATGGGTGGTCATTTTGGTGGTTCAATTGCTTCATCAACAACAGTTAATAGTTTCGGTATAGAGTTCAATAACAACTATCAATTAGATAGTAAAAATGCTAAGAATTGATTTTTTGAAACAACTGAAAAAATTAAAAAACAAATGAGACTACATTCTGAACAAGATTTTACAAAAACAGATATGGGAACAACTTTAACTGCTGTTTTAATTTTTCCTGAAGAAAAAAATATCATAATTTTTAATATTGGTGATTCAAGAACATATGCTTTTACAAAGAAAAAAGAAATCATTCAACTTACTGTTGACCACAATTGATATAATCAACTTGTTAATGAAGGTCTTAACAAAACATTTGCTCATCGTGCTCCACATTCTCAAGCTTTGACCAGTTCTATTGGACCAACTAAAAAAACAACTATTGAAATGTTTGAAATAACTCCTGAAAGTTATAAAAAAATTTCGCACTTGTTTTTAACTAGTGACGGAATTCATGGTTTTGTGCCTGATGATGAATTACAGGTTGCAATGTCTAATACTAAAAAAAATAATGAGCAAAAAATGCTTAGTATTTTAGAAATGGCTGAATTAAACAATTCAAATGACAATATGTCGATAATATTAATTGATTTGATCGGAGAAGAAAATGAATAATATGCATGCCTTTCCACCTTCTTGATCAAACGTTTATAAAAAGTATAAAATAATAAAATCTATTGGTACTGGTGGAATGGGTTCGGTTTATTTGGTCGAAACTCTTGACGGCAAAAAAGAACGCTATGCTTTAAAATATAGACATAATGATACTAACATGAATAACTTGGCTCGTTTTAAAAGTGAGTTAAGATTACTGAAAAAAATAAAATCAAAAAATATTCCTTATATTTATGACGAAAGTATTGAAGGACCAAACGAGCACTATTTTGTTATGGAATATATAGAGGGTAAAACACTTAAAGAAGTAATTAAAGAAAACGGTAGATTAAACTCTAGAGTTGCAGTTACTTATGCCAAGCAAATTGCAGCCGGTCTTGGTGAATTACATAATTGCGGAATAATTCATAGGGATATAAAATCGGAAAATATCATAATTTCCAATACACAAAATGTAAAAATAATTGATTTAGGTATATCTCTTGATGAAGAATCACAAAGATATACAAAAACAAATAATGTTATTTGTAGTGCTTATTATAATGCGCCTGAAACCATAGAAAATAAGAATAATATTACTAAGTCAATTGACGTATATGCCTTGGGTATAATGCTTTTTGAAATGCTAACCGGAAAATACCCTTATTCTGGACAAACAGCCGCTCAAACAGTTATAATGCATCGTAATGCAGAAATGCCTAGAATTAAAGAACTTATAGAAGTTCCTCAAAGTTTAGAAAATATAATTATTAAAGCAACTGCAAAAGATCCAAATAAAAGACATAAAGATATGTGAGAATTTAGACATGATTTAGATACTTGCTTTAGAGTAGAAAGAGGAATTGAAGATCCACTTTCTCTAAGAACTATTAAACCTAAAGTAAAGTCAAGTGATATTTTTAATTCGAAGTGATTTATAATAATAGCATTAGTAGTTTTTCTTATATTACTTATTGTTTCAATAGCAATAATCTTTATATTGGTAAGATAATATGTTAGGAAAAATTTACTCAATAAATGCAGGAATATATCATGTAAATGATGGACAAAATGATTATAAAATACCTGCTTTAGGAATCCTGAGATTCCAAAATATTACCCCACTTGTTGGTGATATAGTTGAATTTAATCAAGATGTTTTAACATCGATTAAAGAAAGAAAAAACTTTTTTATTCGTCCTAAGGTTGCCAATATTGACCAAGTAATTGTAGTGATTTCATTATTTGAACCAACATTTCAAAATTATTTGCTTGATAAATATTTAGCAGTCATTGAATATAAAAGAATCAAGCCAATTTTATTTTTTACTAAGAGTGATTTAGGCGAAACAAAATGATTTGATTATTATTCAAAAATGGGTTATGAAGTTTATTTAGTAAATAATAATAATCCTAAACAAGTAAAGAAATTAAAGGGAATATTTAAGAATAAAGTAAGTGTTTTCTTAGGTCAAAGTGGAGTTGGTAAAACTTCTACAATTAATAATTTGAGTGATAATGACTTTAAAGTACAAAACATTTCTAAAGCACTAGGCAGAGGAAAACATACTACAAGGTTAATTCAAATTATTAAATTTAATGGTGGTGAATTAATTGACACACCAGGTTTTGGAAGTCTGGAACTTGATATTAATAATTTACAATTAGCACAAAGTTATTCATTTTTATATAATAATTTTTCTAAATGTAAATATAGGTCGTGTTTGCATTTAAATGAAATAGTTAATGATTGTTATATAAAAAGTCAAGTTGGTTCTGATTTCTGACCAAACGAAAGATATGAAAACTATCTAAAACTTTCTAAAGAAACTAAAAAGGAGAATTGATAATGGAAAAAAATATTACACCTTCACTGCTTAATGTTGAAGAATCAAAACGTTTAGATATGGCTAACACTTTAATAAAAGCGGGAATAAAATGAATACATTATGATGTTATGGATGAAAAATTCGTTCCTAACAAAGCCATACAAATAAGTGAAATTGCTAATATATCAAAAAACGGTCTTAAACACTTTAAAGATGCCCACCTAATGGTTGTTAATCCGCTTGATTATATTAATGATTTAAAAGATATAGTTGATGTTATTACGTTTCACTGAGAAGCATTTGATGATAAGGAAGATTTTTATGATTGATTAATTCAAAACTATGATGACTATAAAATCGGTTTAGCAATTAAACCTAATACAAAGGTCGAAGAAATAGTTGACTTTCTTCCTTATATTTCACTTGTTCTCGTAATGAGCGTTGAGCCAGGAAAGGGTGGGCAATCATTCATTCCAAGTGCTTTAGATAAAATCAAGTTTTTATATGAAACTAGAATTAGTAAATCATATAATTATTTAATCCAAGTTGATGGCGGAATCAATCAAGATACATCAAAGTTATGCTTCAAAAATGGAGCTGACGCTCTTGTTGCTGGAACATATTTAGTGGTTGAACCCACACCTGAAAGAATAAAAACTTTATTACCTAAATAAGTTTTAAATTAACAAAAGCACCTATGAACAAGGTGCTTTTGTAATTTTAGTCTTCATTTTTAATTATTTCTTTTAGTAAAGGCTCCATTCTAGAAATTACACCCGTAACTAAAGCATTCCCCATCATAAAATATCTTTTTTTATCAGGCATAGTATTGGTTCAATTTGCAGGAAACATTTGAATTAATTCGCATTCTAATGGTGTTAGAATTCTATAATTATTTATTTTTTTATCAAATATTATATGTGATGTTCTATTGATTGAACCTTCACTTGTTAGCATTGTTCTTGCTGGTTCATCGAGATTATCAGGAAAAGACATTGCACCTTCACTATATATATAATTATGACCTTCTTTTGAAGTTCTATTAATTTTTTTAGAACCTTTTAGAAATTTTCATTTTTCAAGATTTTGCTCATTGATTATTAAATTATCATAATGGTCATTAAAAGATGATGCTTTTTCTAATATTGAACTTAATGTATGTTTTACTTCATTTATAGGTTTTATTTTAGAGTGATAAATATTATTATCGATCATAATTCCACATTCATGGAATGAACCACTTTTGTAGTTTAGAGATATATCTAAAACGTCCTCATATTTATTTAAATCTATATGTTTAAGTTCTGTTATTGTTTCTATTGGAAATACTTTATTAAAAATATTTAATTCATTTAAATTAAGATTATTACACTTTATTGACTTTGATCATTTTAAATCTTTTCTATAAGCAAAAATAAATACTCTTTTCCTTTTTTGAGGCATAGAATAATCACCAGCATTTAAGACTCTTCATTGTGCATCATATCCTAAATCATTTAGAGTTTTTAACATAATTGCAAAATCTCTACCACGATTGCTTGATGGAGATTTAAGTAACCTGTCAACATTTTCTAATAAAACAAACGGTGTTTTTTTTGTTTCTAAAATATCACTTATTTCTCAAAATAAAACACCTTTTTTGCCTTCTATGCCTTTGTTATTTGAAAGAGATCTAGCAACTGAATAATCTTGACAAGGAAAACCACCTACCAATAAATTATGATCAGGAATTACTTTTTTATCTACTTTTGATATGTCATCATTTGAATGATTCTTGTCACCAAATCTTGTTATATAACATTCAAAAGCATGTTGCTTGTTAGATGAAGGTTCATATTGATTTGCTCAGACAAAATTTCAGTTATTATTTTCAATTGCTCTTCCATTTTCATCAAAAGAATTTATATGATTAAGCCCAACTCTAAAACCACCTACACCTGCAAATAATTCAACTACTGATAATTTCATATTAGCATTTCTCCTTTTTGATTATGTCTTCGACTATTTTTTTAATATATTCACTATTTAATCAAAAACATTGATTTGTCATTTTATCGCCATTTATTAATTCATCCATATCTGTTTTTGAACCTTCACCATATTTTATACCATTAATGATATAAGAACTTTTTAATGAATGTGGTCTTAGATGGAAAATTTTTGTTTCTGATTTTTTAGGTAAGTCATTTTTTACAATTAATTTTCCTAAGTTGTTATATTCTATTTTGAAATTTACACCTTTTAAGAATTTTTTCTTATTTAATTCTCACTCTTTTTTTCCAATAGTTTCAAGTTCATTAATTGGCATATTTCAAAATTTTGAACCAGCTAATTTATAATTACCTTCTTCATTCTCTTTGAAAACTACAAATAAGAACCTAGTTTTTTCAAAATAATTATATTCATTTGAGTTTTCAAAAATTTTATTAACAAAATCTTTTATTACAATTTTAGGAAAAGACACACTCTCATTAGGTGTTCCATTTTTTCTTACTCTTATTGTTTTAATATCAATATTAGCTTTTTGAAATTCTTCAGACTTATCTGAATTTACACCTAAAATTTTATTTACTAAAATTCTATTTATATTTTTACTTTTTATGATTTTATTTAAATCAAAAGCATGATACAATTCAGCTTCTGTTTTACCTATAAAAAAATTTAATTTATCTAATATTTTACTTTCAAAATTGCCATCAATTATTTCTTCATCTTTAAAAATTGAATCAAATTTTTCCTTATCGTTATTCATAATGTAATTATTTAATATATAGGTCATATATGATTGTTTTAAAGAAAAAGCTCTTCTTTTTGCTAAAACTTTATTATTGTAATATTGTGGTTTTAATATTTGTGATGCACTAGATCCTTTTGTGCATGCACCAAGATATTTAGTGTCACTTTCTGATAAATTATGAGCATTTCCTGAAGTAATTTTATTAACAATAATATTATAGTCATCTAAAATTATTGTTAAATCTTTAGATAATAATTTACTATACAATTGATAAAGATAAATATAATCTATACTATATTCAATTCTCTTTTTATTTCTATTTCTAAGATATCATATCATTAAAACATTCTTCAACTTCTTTTCTAAATGAGAATTTTTAAATTCTTTTTCAATAGGATTAGTGTTTGGTATCATAGAAATAACTAGTCTTTCTCCTGCTATAAATT
Proteins encoded in this window:
- a CDS encoding nitroreductase family protein gives rise to the protein MKNQIVELLKKRSSVREMIHTQLSKDEINLLVEGINSSATSMSRVSASAIIITDQKVKEEIKTLCGAKAQEHLSTSAAIIVFMVDQSRAKYAANKKNITIDTKNLDNFLQAFGDAYIMATNASITANSLGYGTVYLGSLRFFDIPGYLQKKYNLSKDILPVLGLAIGKAKNDKKYHPYHINKTFVDEYNQNKVFEELEQFNNDEVKFLGEQYKHFAYMDNVPKTYQNDFTEAYKKYLPEILDVNKIK
- a CDS encoding cation-translocating P-type ATPase translates to MKKNNIVNNTPSYNSDLFNTNKKTGLYDDEVNKRLEKYGKNVLHSSKKINPFVSFIKQFKDFMIILLLIAAVFSVSVAIYELVRHGVEGRLNDTVISFVEPGIILLVVILNSILGAYQEIKSDQAVKALEKINETNAKVLRNGRMILIPSSMLVPGDILVIEAGDTISADAQLIESYNLMVVESSLTGESLSTEKDWAFKEKENCALGDRKSSIFSGTYVTNGRGVAIVKATGSFTEIGKINKLIKEQNVLLSPLQIKLNKLGKIFSIAGIALLIFAAIAQILLDNLISGSWTNINVYTNSLITSISLAVAAIPEGLITFTSVLLAIGVTNMTKQNAIIKSLSSVETIGSTSIICSDKTGTLTENKMVVVDMMNENEIHSKNNDINEFKFLISQSILCTDASIHLNQNDEFEEVGDPTETGLLRQGYKVNLIKEDLLKTHIKIDSLPFDSDRKMMSVLINHNEDIYMITKGAPDVILSKVKNKTKLIHEMNELWSNQSYRVLAFAIKKFSKSKKSLSFADENELEFIGLIAMIDPPRANVKSSIEEAQKAGIKTVMITGDHLTTAVAIAKSLGIYKDGDLALTGSELAQLNQKELEEKVKSISVYARVNPEDKLRIVKAWQYHDQVVAMTGDGVNDAPALKASNVGCAMGITGTDVSKQAADVILTDDNFNTIVKAIKGGRQTYDKIKTVVLNLLVSSLTEIFVMLIGLFAFRFIFFNTIGASTEFWVLSASQLLWINLLTHGLPAIALGMVDSGKDVMNRLPYNKNENIFAQGMGINLLIQSIILSLLSLGSYLVVGLIAKQNGIIGLEFVKLTSTACFITMGIAASLNSLNLMSDKSILTSSVRKYKLVYLASLFSFVCVIIAAFVPGIRNVFKMLDISTFSGNYTIYYWLIPLGLGFGLILWNEISKLFKKNAKYS
- a CDS encoding potassium channel family protein, yielding MQKQKHSLLLQSLNTIVTSDSVLPDETEKNKKLITLLRLIYLLTIAFLVIFSFFAFAIKTKELQPIKIIIGIVTFFVFLTDYILHWITYPVRSKRKNNWIDLLVFPLSGVGIILLLSTLSSLYVIKYLGAPNSKFFDYFESITLVRLLRLVLLLKIFTPFKIFVNVFKEQKVVLINTFAFIFILIVAFALIIWNNEVDWLETQIQNKLKEGNVTEGAVPDSLYKEEYDKIYAELSGGVVTNFWDALYYSTVTLTTIGYGDFAPHAGNSKLIVVIISLLGIAIFAIPSGVVAGAVLTQIQEIDKKNKKEKEME
- the gmk gene encoding guanylate kinase gives rise to the protein MKNKKNNVIILSGPSGVGKGTIERLLFDFEELNLSMSCSVTTRKPRAGEINSIHYYFMDKSIVQQMIKSREFLEFSYHFGNYYGTLWSELNKINQKGKVPILEIETRGASQVIEQLSKKENEYNIISIFVLPPSINDLKERIIKRGSENDETIRSRLAKAEEEINESSFFKYRVVNDIPERAADEIKNIILKEIN
- a CDS encoding PP2C family protein-serine/threonine phosphatase, whose protein sequence is MQILQQSNKGNYREENQDRVGSFSKNGVHFAILCDGMGGHFGGSIASSTTVNSFGIEFNNNYQLDSKNAKNWFFETTEKIKKQMRLHSEQDFTKTDMGTTLTAVLIFPEEKNIIIFNIGDSRTYAFTKKKEIIQLTVDHNWYNQLVNEGLNKTFAHRAPHSQALTSSIGPTKKTTIEMFEITPESYKKISHLFLTSDGIHGFVPDDELQVAMSNTKKNNEQKMLSILEMAELNNSNDNMSIILIDLIGEENE
- a CDS encoding serine/threonine-protein kinase translates to MNNMHAFPPSWSNVYKKYKIIKSIGTGGMGSVYLVETLDGKKERYALKYRHNDTNMNNLARFKSELRLLKKIKSKNIPYIYDESIEGPNEHYFVMEYIEGKTLKEVIKENGRLNSRVAVTYAKQIAAGLGELHNCGIIHRDIKSENIIISNTQNVKIIDLGISLDEESQRYTKTNNVICSAYYNAPETIENKNNITKSIDVYALGIMLFEMLTGKYPYSGQTAAQTVIMHRNAEMPRIKELIEVPQSLENIIIKATAKDPNKRHKDMWEFRHDLDTCFRVERGIEDPLSLRTIKPKVKSSDIFNSKWFIIIALVVFLILLIVSIAIIFILVR
- the rsgA gene encoding ribosome small subunit-dependent GTPase A gives rise to the protein MLGKIYSINAGIYHVNDGQNDYKIPALGILRFQNITPLVGDIVEFNQDVLTSIKERKNFFIRPKVANIDQVIVVISLFEPTFQNYLLDKYLAVIEYKRIKPILFFTKSDLGETKWFDYYSKMGYEVYLVNNNNPKQVKKLKGIFKNKVSVFLGQSGVGKTSTINNLSDNDFKVQNISKALGRGKHTTRLIQIIKFNGGELIDTPGFGSLELDINNLQLAQSYSFLYNNFSKCKYRSCLHLNEIVNDCYIKSQVGSDFWPNERYENYLKLSKETKKENW
- a CDS encoding ribulose-phosphate 3-epimerase; amino-acid sequence: MEKNITPSLLNVEESKRLDMANTLIKAGIKWIHYDVMDEKFVPNKAIQISEIANISKNGLKHFKDAHLMVVNPLDYINDLKDIVDVITFHWEAFDDKEDFYDWLIQNYDDYKIGLAIKPNTKVEEIVDFLPYISLVLVMSVEPGKGGQSFIPSALDKIKFLYETRISKSYNYLIQVDGGINQDTSKLCFKNGADALVAGTYLVVEPTPERIKTLLPK